The following are encoded in a window of Brevibacillus sp. DP1.3A genomic DNA:
- a CDS encoding YajQ family cyclic di-GMP-binding protein has product MSKESSFDIVSKVELSEVNNAIQTALKEIENRFDFKGSKSSISLDKEELVLGSDDDFKLSQVKDILLGKLVKRDVPIKNLDYGKIEPAAGGTVRQRVKLVQGIDKDNAKKINSIIKDTGLKVKTQIQDDQIRVTGKSKDELQQIINAIRKADLPLEVQFINYR; this is encoded by the coding sequence GAGTAAAGAGAGCTCATTTGATATCGTGTCCAAAGTAGAGTTGTCCGAAGTGAACAATGCGATTCAGACCGCATTAAAAGAAATAGAAAATCGCTTTGACTTCAAAGGGAGCAAGAGCAGCATTTCCTTGGATAAGGAAGAGCTCGTCCTCGGCTCCGATGACGACTTTAAACTCAGTCAGGTAAAAGATATTTTGCTCGGCAAACTCGTCAAACGGGATGTCCCAATCAAAAACCTCGACTACGGAAAGATTGAACCAGCAGCGGGCGGTACTGTCCGTCAGCGTGTCAAGCTGGTGCAGGGGATCGACAAAGACAATGCGAAAAAGATCAACAGCATCATCAAAGATACAGGACTCAAAGTGAAAACACAGATTCAAGACGATCAAATTCGCGTGACGGGAAAAAGCAAAGATGAATTACAGCAAATCATCAACGCGATTCGCAAGGCTGATCTGCCGTTGGAAGTACAATTTATTAACTACCGCTAA